The following nucleotide sequence is from Treponema primitia ZAS-1.
GAGGAGTTCTTCCATACGGCTGAAGTTTTCTTCGGTTCCCCGGCTGATCGCCAGCTTGACGGCGGCCATTTCCAGGAATAGGCGAAATTCGGTGATCTGGGTAATATCGCTGTCGGTGAGAAAAAAATCGGAAAGCTGTTCGAGGTAACGGTTGGGGTTAAAATCTAGGACAAAGCTCCCCTGGCCGTTTTTTATTTCAATAAGTCCCAGGGCTGCAAGCTTTTGGAGGGCGCTCTTGACGGAGGCAACACTGACCCCGAACTGCTCGCCCAGCTGGGCCGCCGAAGGAAGTCTGCTCCCACCCGGAAAGGCGCCGTTTATTATTTCCTGCCGCAGGGAGCTGAAAACGCGGCCGGATACACT
It contains:
- a CDS encoding FadR/GntR family transcriptional regulator, producing MSDMGFEKIDRQSVSGRVFSSLRQEIINGAFPGGSRLPSAAQLGEQFGVSVASVKSALQKLAALGLIEIKNGQGSFVLDFNPNRYLEQLSDFFLTDSDITQITEFRLFLEMAAVKLAISRGTEENFSRMEELLRRMDQAALANDMELHGKLDYEFHLEISRATGNNVFVLVYEVTRKMFRQHTTILNEKFFKKAIVQKEGDDVHWRLYRAIREKDLKTCRACYVEMLYFREEPPVDPD